The proteins below come from a single Petrotoga sp. 9PW.55.5.1 genomic window:
- a CDS encoding carbohydrate ABC transporter permease encodes MKIKQRFIHKYSHWVLLSPYIILFCLFILIPVVGAIILSFSYFNAVQPPEFIGLNNYISLLTQDTVFMQKVLPNTIKYALIVGPGGYILSFIFAWMLAQIPKLPRTIIAILIYLPSMTTGVMMSVIWSIIFSGNQLGYLNSFLIGIGLITEPIQWLQSPQYLMTIVIIVSLWSSMGVGFLAMLAGVLNVNQELYDAAYIDGVSNRFQEIIYVTIPSMRPQMLFGAVMAIVNTFTTSGLGVALSGSNPTPQYAAQLIVNHIEDYGFIRYEMGYAAAASVVLLIIVWIASRVSWNLFGEKE; translated from the coding sequence ATGAAAATAAAGCAAAGGTTTATTCATAAATATTCACATTGGGTTTTATTGTCTCCTTATATAATTCTTTTCTGCCTTTTTATATTGATACCAGTTGTCGGAGCGATAATTTTATCTTTTAGCTATTTTAACGCTGTACAGCCTCCCGAATTTATTGGCTTAAATAATTACATTTCGTTATTAACACAAGATACGGTGTTTATGCAAAAAGTCTTACCTAATACTATTAAATATGCTTTAATTGTAGGTCCAGGCGGATATATTCTTTCATTTATTTTCGCATGGATGTTAGCGCAAATTCCAAAATTACCTCGAACTATTATAGCCATTCTTATTTATCTTCCATCTATGACAACTGGTGTAATGATGAGTGTTATCTGGAGCATAATTTTTAGTGGCAATCAACTTGGATATTTAAATAGTTTTTTAATTGGAATTGGGTTAATAACCGAACCGATCCAATGGCTACAGTCTCCCCAGTATTTAATGACCATAGTAATAATTGTTTCGCTTTGGAGTAGTATGGGTGTGGGGTTTTTAGCTATGTTAGCAGGAGTTTTAAATGTTAATCAAGAATTGTACGATGCAGCGTATATTGACGGAGTTAGTAACAGATTTCAAGAGATTATTTATGTAACTATTCCTTCAATGCGACCGCAGATGTTATTTGGAGCGGTTATGGCTATAGTTAACACATTTACAACTAGTGGGTTAGGAGTAGCATTATCAGGTTCTAATCCCACACCTCAATATGCAGCTCAATTGATAGTTAATCATATAGAGGATTATGGGTTTATTAGATACGAAATGGGATATGCCGCAGCTGCCTCGGTAGTTTTGTTGATTATTGTTTGGATAGCTTCTCGTGTTTCATGGAACCTATTTGGAGAAAAGGAGTGA
- a CDS encoding extracellular solute-binding protein, whose protein sequence is MFFKQSKLVKRIIFFLFFLFMTDMLKANFESWLTYNEGSVVETFTFENSLSEKKNESGIFLNVEETLEFKFNVPEDGLYTMILEYKINSDQVLPTLISISWENKELTSYLPALWADESKEYPHDRYGNEIVPRQIKIDNFHKEYIKDYSSLSSLPYVFELKKGENSFKVKNISQPITIKSFTLFKYEPLQSYDQYFLDTPKVQIEDTNVYIEIEAEDYNVKTDSFVRPGNQQDPSIHPYETHIRKLNIIDGASWNKVGQRITWTFEVENPGMHYIVFRYSQSINAGISTFRNIYIDEKIPFYEAASYKFPYTGNKYQNILFKDETTNEPFGIWLDKGVHTISLEVDATPLNNIVFELKRIMDDINQTGLEIRKITGGVVDRNRKWDMELYFPGIVQKFENWANQIDNIYNDLEILYNQKPASLVNLKIASDNIRDLLKDPSKIPTQLSKLNEGFSSASNLISETIDILSVQSLTLDRIYILSSPYLPENDVGLFKRFIEGIKRFIYSFFPRNKEYMAVNDKKSDELLVWVNRPIQYVEMLQQMTDSDFTQKTGINIRFSVMPNEQRLILANAANVNPDIALGISNYIPYDLAIRGAVQDLTEFEDFWEYISKEYNLETLIPYFVEGKVYGVTETQDFYVLFYRNDILESLNLEIPQTWEDVQLTMSTLYRNSMNFYLPMAGWTGLKPFYTTAPFIFQSEGRLYTEDGLKTAINEENSIKGFEIMTKVFTIYSISQSVPNFYNEFRYGRIPLGVSNFTTYVMLMTAAPEIAGQWGIALSPGIKNEKGEILRYQVGSDRADVIFANSTKKQEAWEFLKWWLSKDTQVEYAYRMQTRYGPEYMWNTANMVAFEELAFPEEHKKIILEQWEWIKEIPRHPAGYMVEREISNAWTDVVMNGEEIRIAIDKAAITANREILRKMEEFGYIKNGEVVRNYKIPTIEDIIDEVERNR, encoded by the coding sequence ATGTTTTTCAAACAATCAAAATTAGTGAAACGAATAATTTTTTTTCTATTTTTTTTGTTTATGACAGATATGTTAAAAGCAAATTTTGAATCTTGGTTGACTTATAACGAGGGAAGCGTAGTTGAAACTTTTACTTTCGAAAATTCGTTGAGTGAAAAGAAAAACGAGAGTGGTATTTTTTTAAATGTTGAAGAAACTTTGGAATTTAAATTTAACGTTCCAGAAGATGGCTTATATACCATGATTTTAGAATATAAGATAAATTCTGATCAAGTTTTACCAACACTTATTTCTATTTCATGGGAGAATAAAGAACTGACTTCATACCTTCCAGCACTTTGGGCTGATGAATCCAAAGAATATCCGCACGATAGATATGGAAATGAGATTGTTCCAAGACAAATTAAGATAGATAATTTTCATAAAGAATATATAAAAGATTATTCTAGTTTATCTTCTTTACCTTATGTTTTTGAATTAAAAAAAGGAGAGAATTCTTTTAAAGTTAAAAATATTTCTCAACCTATAACTATAAAAAGTTTTACTTTGTTTAAGTATGAACCTTTACAAAGTTATGATCAGTATTTTTTAGATACACCAAAAGTTCAAATTGAAGATACAAATGTTTATATAGAGATAGAAGCAGAAGATTATAACGTGAAAACTGATTCATTTGTTAGACCGGGTAATCAGCAGGACCCTTCTATTCATCCTTACGAAACGCATATAAGAAAGTTAAATATTATAGATGGAGCTTCCTGGAATAAAGTGGGACAGAGGATAACTTGGACTTTTGAAGTAGAAAATCCGGGTATGCATTATATAGTTTTTAGATATTCTCAATCTATAAATGCAGGAATTTCAACTTTTAGGAATATTTATATTGATGAAAAAATCCCTTTCTATGAAGCAGCGAGTTATAAGTTCCCATATACGGGGAATAAATATCAAAATATTCTTTTTAAGGATGAAACAACTAATGAACCATTCGGAATATGGTTAGATAAGGGAGTTCATACTATATCTTTAGAAGTGGATGCAACACCTTTAAATAATATAGTTTTCGAACTAAAAAGAATTATGGATGATATAAATCAAACTGGTTTGGAGATAAGAAAAATAACCGGAGGTGTAGTAGATAGAAACAGAAAATGGGATATGGAATTATATTTTCCCGGGATTGTTCAAAAATTTGAAAATTGGGCTAATCAAATTGATAATATTTATAATGACCTTGAAATTCTATATAATCAAAAACCAGCGTCTTTGGTTAACTTAAAAATTGCGTCTGATAATATCAGAGATTTATTAAAAGATCCGAGCAAAATACCTACTCAATTGAGTAAATTAAATGAAGGTTTTTCTTCAGCTTCTAACTTAATATCGGAAACTATAGATATACTTTCTGTACAGTCGTTGACTCTTGATAGGATATATATATTAAGTTCTCCATATTTACCTGAAAATGATGTAGGCCTTTTTAAAAGGTTTATTGAAGGTATTAAAAGATTTATTTATTCTTTTTTCCCTCGAAACAAGGAATATATGGCTGTTAATGATAAGAAATCCGATGAACTTTTAGTTTGGGTAAATAGACCAATTCAATATGTTGAAATGTTGCAACAAATGACAGATTCGGACTTTACTCAGAAAACCGGTATAAACATTAGATTTTCGGTTATGCCAAATGAGCAGAGATTAATTTTGGCAAATGCCGCAAATGTAAACCCGGATATAGCTTTAGGAATAAGTAATTATATTCCGTACGATTTGGCTATTAGAGGTGCGGTACAAGACTTAACTGAATTTGAAGACTTTTGGGAATATATTAGTAAAGAATACAATTTGGAAACATTGATTCCTTATTTTGTAGAAGGTAAGGTTTATGGAGTTACAGAAACGCAGGATTTTTATGTATTGTTCTATAGAAATGACATTCTTGAAAGCTTAAATTTAGAAATACCTCAAACTTGGGAAGATGTTCAGCTTACAATGTCGACGCTGTATAGAAATTCTATGAATTTTTATTTACCGATGGCAGGATGGACAGGGCTAAAACCTTTTTATACAACAGCGCCTTTCATTTTTCAAAGCGAAGGAAGATTATATACAGAGGATGGTTTAAAAACAGCTATAAATGAAGAAAATTCCATTAAGGGTTTTGAAATAATGACAAAGGTTTTTACAATTTACAGCATCTCTCAAAGTGTACCAAATTTTTATAATGAATTTAGATACGGTAGGATACCTTTAGGGGTTTCAAATTTTACAACATATGTTATGTTAATGACCGCAGCTCCTGAAATAGCTGGACAATGGGGAATTGCCTTATCACCTGGGATAAAAAACGAAAAGGGAGAAATTTTAAGATATCAAGTTGGAAGCGATAGAGCAGATGTTATATTTGCTAATAGTACCAAAAAACAAGAAGCGTGGGAATTTTTAAAATGGTGGCTTTCCAAAGATACTCAGGTGGAGTATGCTTATAGGATGCAAACTAGGTATGGACCGGAATATATGTGGAATACTGCGAATATGGTAGCTTTTGAAGAATTAGCTTTTCCTGAGGAGCACAAGAAAATTATATTAGAACAATGGGAATGGATAAAAGAAATACCACGTCATCCAGCTGGTTATATGGTGGAAAGAGAAATAAGTAATGCTTGGACTGATGTTGTAATGAATGGAGAAGAAATAAGAATAGCAATTGATAAAGCAGCAATTACTGCGAATAGAGAAATATTACGTAAGATGGAAGAATTTGGTTATATCAAAAATGGAGAGGTGGTAAGAAATTATAAAATTCCAACTATAGAAGATATTATAGATGAGGTGGAAAGAAATAGATGA
- a CDS encoding ABC transporter substrate-binding protein produces MRTKLRTVLIVLIVLSVFNTFSFGAGKNDISGSIVYAVRSWDFETEQAFVKEFNKEYPNIEVQIVIFDGDLNEYLSAQASARTLPDVVYGWENLTYPISQGWIYPLDEFLEKDEEFKYVDPKLMERYKFNGKTYALPSNLQFSAVMVNLDLIEQLNMDPPSYEWTIDEFREYLINATTNLYSGINHLWGFDEVMTGMFSKNLHQLAYDPIDRKFSFTEGSWVRAINFQKNLKSVPGLVSDDLKNDAIRNAGGLDDYQKKFGKDADALREGKVLMGFHGTWDLSWIRTMNYMFDMYPLPQDPNVGYREALHADHAFMISTTKYPEAAFEFLKWRSYGKDGVLTRLNILKNKTDAAGNFTPDFIIPSTSEPEVVAMFKSLDFVPDGVKYMYDNVDKAFWADFYKIVPDWSRALNEVIIPRSEEIRQGKVEAAAIAAELEARANEIIQNAWKTFDSQLIEVQKNFKPSK; encoded by the coding sequence ATGAGAACAAAACTCAGAACAGTTCTTATCGTATTGATTGTTTTAAGTGTTTTTAACACTTTCAGTTTTGGAGCAGGGAAAAATGATATCAGTGGTAGTATTGTATATGCAGTAAGAAGTTGGGATTTTGAAACAGAGCAAGCATTTGTTAAAGAATTCAACAAAGAATATCCTAATATTGAAGTACAAATCGTTATTTTTGATGGTGATTTAAACGAATATCTAAGTGCACAAGCTTCTGCTCGGACTTTACCCGATGTTGTTTATGGATGGGAAAATTTGACTTACCCAATTTCTCAAGGGTGGATATATCCGTTAGATGAATTTTTGGAAAAAGATGAGGAGTTTAAATATGTTGATCCAAAATTAATGGAAAGGTATAAATTCAATGGAAAAACTTATGCACTTCCATCTAATTTACAGTTCAGTGCAGTTATGGTTAATTTGGATTTAATAGAACAACTAAACATGGATCCACCTTCATACGAATGGACGATTGATGAGTTTAGAGAATATCTCATTAATGCAACAACAAACTTATATTCTGGGATAAACCATTTGTGGGGATTTGACGAAGTTATGACAGGTATGTTTAGTAAAAATTTACATCAACTGGCTTATGACCCAATAGATCGAAAATTTAGCTTTACTGAAGGAAGCTGGGTTAGAGCGATTAACTTTCAAAAGAATCTTAAATCTGTTCCTGGATTAGTATCAGATGATCTAAAGAATGATGCAATTCGGAATGCAGGAGGCCTCGATGATTACCAAAAAAAATTTGGAAAAGATGCTGATGCTTTAAGAGAAGGAAAGGTATTGATGGGCTTTCATGGAACTTGGGATTTAAGTTGGATAAGAACTATGAATTATATGTTTGATATGTACCCATTACCACAAGATCCCAATGTAGGATATAGAGAAGCTCTTCACGCTGATCACGCATTTATGATCTCTACTACAAAATACCCTGAAGCAGCTTTTGAATTTCTAAAATGGAGATCTTATGGGAAGGATGGAGTTTTAACGAGACTAAATATTTTAAAGAATAAAACAGATGCGGCAGGGAATTTTACACCTGATTTTATTATACCATCTACAAGCGAACCAGAAGTTGTTGCCATGTTTAAATCCTTAGATTTTGTTCCTGATGGTGTTAAATATATGTATGATAATGTTGATAAAGCTTTTTGGGCAGATTTTTATAAGATTGTGCCCGACTGGAGCAGAGCTTTGAACGAGGTAATAATTCCAAGAAGCGAAGAGATTAGGCAAGGAAAAGTAGAAGCAGCTGCAATAGCAGCAGAATTGGAAGCAAGGGCTAATGAAATAATTCAAAATGCTTGGAAAACTTTTGATTCTCAACTAATAGAAGTCCAAAAGAATTTTAAACCATCTAAATAA
- a CDS encoding ROK family protein, translating into MESKNVLEVFKTVQNKPLISRTEIAKITHLSQSTVGRCIQRLLGKNFLIEKTNGKSTGGRPPVFLDINKKNSFSVGIEIGESHIDVVLLNLVYEIIESKSKKIDNNITVESLTSIIQEMYDKILYESHISKEYIISVGLGVPGIVSADQKKLLLSPNLKWGNISLGEILEDKLQKPVFLDNGANLMTFAEYHFNKLPLDSMVLGIIVGKGIGTGLITKKEIFRGVNGAALEAGHSVIKLDGPLCSCGRKGCVEALASLPQMIRCYNSKTNKKVKNIDEFHQLVEQNDKLALSILDEEAYYLAILSANLANIINPSHIIIGGEISPILPYSIEKMKNLFNSQVLSTNKCELISSNLNEKSIAFGAAIMAIEKEIEEYL; encoded by the coding sequence GTGGAATCAAAAAACGTATTGGAAGTTTTTAAAACTGTTCAAAATAAACCATTGATCTCAAGAACAGAAATAGCAAAAATAACTCATTTAAGTCAATCTACAGTCGGTAGATGCATTCAAAGGCTTTTGGGAAAAAACTTTCTTATTGAAAAAACGAATGGAAAAAGTACAGGTGGAAGACCTCCTGTTTTTTTAGATATAAACAAAAAAAATTCATTCTCTGTCGGCATAGAAATAGGGGAATCACATATTGATGTAGTACTCTTAAATTTAGTATACGAAATTATAGAGAGTAAAAGTAAAAAAATAGATAATAATATAACAGTAGAATCTTTAACTAGCATTATCCAAGAAATGTATGACAAAATTTTATATGAAAGTCACATTTCAAAAGAGTACATCATAAGCGTAGGTTTGGGAGTGCCAGGTATAGTTAGTGCAGATCAAAAAAAACTGTTGTTGTCTCCAAATTTAAAATGGGGAAATATTTCTTTAGGAGAAATTTTAGAAGATAAATTACAAAAACCTGTATTTTTAGATAATGGAGCTAATTTAATGACGTTTGCCGAGTATCATTTTAATAAGCTTCCATTAGATTCTATGGTTTTAGGCATAATAGTGGGAAAGGGTATCGGAACTGGTTTGATTACAAAAAAAGAAATTTTTAGAGGTGTAAATGGGGCGGCTTTGGAAGCAGGCCATTCAGTTATTAAGTTAGATGGTCCACTTTGTAGTTGTGGAAGAAAAGGATGCGTTGAAGCTTTGGCTTCTTTACCGCAAATGATACGTTGTTATAATTCAAAAACAAATAAAAAAGTCAAAAATATTGATGAATTTCACCAATTAGTTGAACAAAATGATAAGTTAGCTCTTTCAATATTAGATGAAGAAGCATATTATCTTGCAATTTTATCTGCTAATTTGGCTAATATAATAAATCCTTCACATATTATAATTGGCGGAGAAATTTCTCCTATTTTGCCTTACTCGATAGAAAAAATGAAAAATCTATTCAACTCTCAAGTTTTATCTACAAACAAATGTGAATTAATTAGTTCGAATTTGAATGAAAAAAGTATAGCTTTTGGAGCTGCTATAATGGCGATTGAAAAAGAGATAGAAGAATATCTATAA
- the rimP gene encoding ribosome maturation factor RimP: MLTDKEVEQLIWEKASNIADQLNLEIFDIEIKGSQKNKILEITIDNPSDYVSINDCERFSKTIDPWLDEIQPFPNSYELVVSSPGLNRKLRGSNDYLRFKGKLAKFVLKNKEKKKTVLVGYIGNVSEESLEITEKETGNLFTIDLKDINKANLEIELQKNEKSGGAQK; the protein is encoded by the coding sequence ATGCTAACTGATAAAGAAGTTGAACAGCTAATTTGGGAAAAGGCAAGTAATATAGCTGATCAATTAAACCTAGAAATATTCGATATTGAAATCAAAGGAAGCCAAAAAAACAAGATTCTAGAAATAACAATAGACAATCCTTCAGATTACGTTTCAATTAACGATTGTGAAAGATTTTCCAAAACTATTGATCCATGGCTTGATGAAATACAACCTTTCCCAAATAGTTACGAATTGGTTGTCAGTTCACCTGGTTTGAATAGAAAGTTAAGAGGAAGTAATGACTACCTTAGATTCAAAGGAAAATTAGCAAAATTTGTTCTGAAAAACAAAGAAAAAAAGAAAACTGTCTTAGTAGGATACATAGGTAATGTCTCTGAAGAAAGTCTCGAAATAACCGAAAAAGAAACTGGCAACTTATTTACAATAGATTTAAAAGATATAAATAAAGCAAATTTAGAAAT